The Streptomyces armeniacus genomic interval CGTCGTATACGGCCCGGGACCGCGGCGCCGCCACCGTCCGCCCCCTCTGCCGCTCCCCCGGTTCACGCGCTCAATTCTCACGCTTTCCTCCAGTCCACCAGCCGGGGCCACCCGCTAAGAAATCGATTTCAGAGCAAGCTAGGCGCGGGCTACCGAAGGGTCAAGAGGACGAACGTCCGTGGGATCGACGCCGGGTTGTTGCCGACCGTCCAACTGGTCGCCTGGTCGCCTGGTCGAGCGGCCGGTCGCCGGACCGCCGGTCGCCCGTCAGCCGCAGAACGCCTCGTCCAGGAGCGCATCGACGGCATCGTCGGTGTCACCGCGGAAGTCGGGCGTGAGCGCGACCGTGACCTGGCGGCGCTGGTCCTCCGTGGTGAACGACCAGGACTGGTACGACAGGGCGTCGCCGTCGTTGCCGTACACCCGTATCCCGCACGAGGTGTCCCTCCAGGCCAGCCCCAGCCCGTACTTCTTGGTCTCGACCCCCGGTGTCTTCATCGCGTCGAGCAGACGGTCCGGCAGGAGGCGTCCGCCGAGCAGCGCGGCCACGAACCGGTTGAGGTCCTTCGCCGTCGATATCATCTCGCCGCCCGCGCCGAACAGGGACGGGTTCATCTCCGTGTAGTCGACGAGTCGCGGCTTCCCGCCGTCCTTCTGTATCGGCACGTAGCCGTGCGGATGCGGTCCACGGATACCCGGGGACGTCCCCGGCAGGTAGGTGCCGCGCAGCCGCAACGGCTGGATGATCCGGCGCTCTATCTCCGTCCCGTACGAGCGGCCGGTCGCCTTCTCGATGACCTGGCCGAGCAGGAGGTAGCCGGTGTTGGAGTACGCGTAGGCCGACCCCGGGGGTTCGAACGTCGGCGGGTTGGCCACCGCGCGCTCCACCTGCTCGGTCGCCGTCCACGTCCGCCAACGGTCGTCCAGGAACTCGGGATTCGGCGGCATCGGCAGCGTCTTCTTGAAGTCGTACAGCCCGCTGGTGTGGTTGAGCAGATGCCGCAGGGTGATGCGGTCACCGTCGGGCACGGCCCCCGGCAGCCAGCTGTCGACCGTGTCGTCCAGCCGTAGCCGGCCCTCGCCGGCGAGCTGCAGAACGACGGTGGCAACGAACGTCTTCGTCACACTGCCCACCCGGAACTGGCCGCGGGCCGGGACCGCCCGCTCCGTACCCAGCTCGGCGACCCCGCTGGAGCCCCGCCACACACCGTCCTCGTCACGCACCTCCATCAGCGCCCCCACCGCGCTGTCCGCAGTTATGCCGTCCAACTGCTCGTGCAATCCGCCGCGTTCCGCCTTCTTCTCCTCCGGCGCGGCAAAGGCCGCGGCCGACCCCGCGACCACGGCCAGCGCCGTCGTCGCGGTCAACAACACCCGGTACACCCGCTTCACGCCGTCCCCCTCCCCCACCGCGCACGCCTTCCCGACGCGCCTTCACCCGTTGCCACGGTCCGTCTCCTCACCCCGCTCCACGGCGCGATGCGCCGCCCCGTCTGAGATGAGCCTGCTAGACATGCCAGCCCCCCGGAATGGGGTTCACCACCTGACTCCTCTACCCCTCTCACCACCCCCACGAAGGCCTAGGTGGAGATTTGGGTGGTGCTCGGCACAGTAACAAAAACAGCTAGACACAGCAGTTTCGTCAGTGTTGTGTCTTGCTCAATGTCTCGCGTACCCGCGATGCGGGGGGGGGGGGGGGGGGGGGGGGGGGGAGAGGTGTATAAGGGACAGGGGGGGGACCGGGCACGCTGTTCGGCAGCGCCTCCACCCGTACGCGGGGGAGCCGCATCTTGCGCCGGTACGCCGCCGCGTCCCGCTCCGTGACGGTGGTGACCGCGTCCAGCCGCGGGTAGCTGCGGCGCAGCACGCTGCGCAGCGCCGGACGGTGGCCGTCGAGCGTCACGTGCTCCTGCGCGATCCGTACGAGCCGCGCGGGCGCCTGCGCGGCGAGATGCACGTTGAGCCCCGGCCGGGTGCCGATCACGACGTCGCTGTCGAGGCCGCCGAGGAGGGTGCCGAGGCGTTCGTCGGTGAGCTCGCTGTACTTCGGGTAAAGGCCCTCCGCGGACGGGAACACCCTTGCGCGGCGCTGGTGCCGCGGGTGGTTCTCCTCGTGCCGTATGTCCACGACGGGGCGCAGCCGCACGCGTGGATCCAGGGGCAGCACAGGGCTCTCCCGGTGCCGGAACGTGGTGACGATGTCCACCTCGTGCCGCTCGGCCAGCGCCCCGGCGAGATTGAACGTGGTGGTGATCGTCCCCCCGACGCCGTAGGCGTTGTGGAGGAGGAAGGAGATCTTCACGGTGAGTGAGACATTACCGGCGATGGGCGGGTTCCTGCCCGTTACGGCATTGTTAACGGCCGCCGCGAACAGCGAGCGTGCGTACGGCACTTCGCCCCTCGGCGTGCCACCCGAACGGACATACGCAGGGCGGTCCGGAGCGCCCCGCCTTTACGCGCACCAGGCGCGCACCCTCAGACGTACCGCTCCAGGATCGAGGACTCCGCGAGCCGCGACAGGCCCTCGCGGACCGACCGCGCGCGTGCCTCGCCGACACCGTCCACCGTCTGCAGGTCGTCGACGCTCGCCGCGAGCAGCTTCTGCAGCCCGCCGAAGTGGTCGACCAGCCGGTCGATGACCGTGCCCGGCAACCGCGGCACCTTCGCCAGCAGCCGGAAACCGCGCGGTGAGACGGCCGAGTCCAGGATCTCCGGACTGCCCGAATACCCCAGCGCCCGCGCCACGGTGGGCAGTTCCAGCAGCTCCGTGTGGCTGAGCCGGTCCAGCTCGCCGAGCGCGTCGGCGACCGTACGGGACCGGCGGCCCGATGTGCCGGGCTGCGGCACGTAGTCCCGCGCGACGAGCTCGCGCTCCGGCTCGACGCCCGCGATCAGCTCGTCCAGCTGAAGGGAGAGCAGGCGCCCGTCGGTGCCCAGCTCGACGACGTACTCCGCGATCTCGGTCGCGATCCGCCGCACCATCTCCAGGCGCTGCGCCACCGCCGTCACGTCCCGGACCGTCACCAGGTCCTCGATCTCCAGCGCGGAGAGCGTCCCGGCGACCTCGTCCAGCCGCAGCTTGTACCGCTCGAGCGTCGCCAGCGCCTGGTTCGCCCGGGACAGGATCGCCGCCGAGTCCTCCAGGACGCGCCGCTGCCCGTCCACGTACAGCGCGATGAGCCGCATCGACTGGCTCACCGACACCACCGGGAAGCCGGTCTGGATCGACACCCGCTGCGCCGTACGATGCCGGGTGCCCGTCTCCTCCGTCGGGATGGCGGCGTCCGGCACGAGCTGCACGCCCGCCCGTACGATCTTGGTGATCTCCCGGTCCAGGATCAGCGCGCCGTCGAGCTTGCACAGCTCGCGGAGGCGGGTCGCGGCGAACTCCACGTTCAGCACGAAGCCGCCCGTACAGAGGGACTCGACCGTCTTGTCGACGCCGAGAACGATGAGCCCTCCCGTGTTGCCGCGCAGGATGCGCTCGAGGCCGTCACGCAGGGCTGTGCCGGGAGCGACCGCGCTCAGAGAGGCGCGCATCAGGCCGTCGGCGCGGGAACTCCCCGGGTTCCCGCCGGCCCTGCCGGGAGCTGGTGCCCGGTCGTTGGCTGCCACTGCTCTCCTTCGGTCGTGCGTGTGCCTTTTGGCATCGCGTCGCACACATGTGCCGGACGCGTTACACCGCTGACGGGTGAGACCGGGGCAAAGTCTACCGGCGGGGCCCCGCCGTCGTGTGGTGCGCTCCGCACAGGACTCTCGGGCATCTCAGGACAACACACGTCACACCGGCTGATAGCGGGCCGGGCTGCGCGGCCCGTATCCAGCCCGCCCGGCGTCGAGGACGGCGCGCGGCCTCGCGCCGGGCGGCAGCGGCGGTGGGGCCGCCTAATGCGGGGCGGGTTCGGGGCGCTCGCCGCGCTCCGGCCGCTCGCCGCGCTCCGGCCGCTCGCCGCGCTCCGGTCGCGGCGGGCGCTCGGGCCGCGACGGCAGCACCCGCAGTGCCTCGCCGATGTCCGCCACCTCCCGTACGCGCATCCCGTCCGGGATCTTTCCGGGATCGACCGGCACCAGCGCCTGCGTGAAGCCCAGCCGGGCCGCCTCCGCCAGCCTGCGCTGCACGCCCGTCACGCGACGCACCTCACCCGCCAGCCCCACCTCGCCGACCGCCACCAGGTTCTGCGGGAGCGGGCTGTCGCTCGCCGCGCTCGCCAGCGCCAGCGCCACCGCCAGGTCGGCGGCGGGCTCGGACAGCTTCACGCCGCCGACCGTCGCGCTGTAGATGTCGCGCTTGCCCAGCGCGCTGATCCGCCCCCGCTGCTCCAGCACCGCGAGCATCATCGACACCCGTGAGGTCTCCAGCCCGGACGTCGTACGCCGCGGGGACGGGATCTGGCTGTCCACCGTGAGCGCCTGCACCTCCGCGACCAGGGGCCGCCGCCCCTCCAGCGTGACCGTCAGACAGGTGCCCGGCACGGGCGCGTCGCGCCTCGTGAGGAACAGCCCGGAGGGGTCGGCCAGCCCGGTGATGCCCTCGTCGTGCAGCTCGAAGCAGCCGACCTCGTCCGTCGGCCCGTAACGGTTCTTGACCCCGCGCACCAGCCGCAGCCGGTTGTGCCGGTCGCCCTCGAACTGCAGCACCACGTCGACCAGATGCTCCAGCAGCCGCGGCCCGGCGATCGACCCGTCCTTGGTGACATGGCCGACCAGCAGCGTGGCCATGCCGCGCTCCTTCGACGCGCGGATCAGCGCCCCGGCCACCTCGCGCACCTGTGCGACGCCGCCCGGCGCGCCGTCGATCTCCGGCGACGCCACCGTCTGCACCGAGTCCAGGACCAGCAGCGAGGGCTTGACCTCGTCCAGATGCCCCAGCACCGCCGACAGGTCCGTCTCCGCCGCGAGATACAGCCGGTCGTGGATCGCCCCGATCCGGTCCGCCCGCTGCCGCACCTGCGCCGCGGACTCCTCCCCGGTGACGTACAGCGTCCGCTGCTCCCCGTCCGGCCCCCGGTCCGTGCCGGCGGCCTTCGCGGCGACGTCGAGGAGCAGCGTCGACTTCCCGACGCCCGGCTCGCCCGCGAGCAGCACGACGGCCCCGGGCACCAGCCCGCCGCCCAGCACCCGGTCCAGCTCGGGCACGCCCGTGCCCCGCGCGGTGGCCTGCCGCCCGTCCACCTGCCCGATGGGCAGCGCGGCGGCGGAGACCCGGCCCGGCGTGGTCGTACGGACCGCGGGCATGCCGCCCGCCTCCTCGACCGTCCCCCACGCATGGCACTCCGGGCAGCGGCCGAGCCACTTCGCGGTGGAATAGCCGCACTCGGTGCAGCGGTAGGAGGGTCGGTCCTTGGCGGACGACTTACGGGCAGCCATGTCCGTCACCGTATCCGTGCCCACTGACACCCGGGCGGGCGCGGCCCGTTCGGTCCCGAGCGGCCCGTACGCGCCCGTGGCCCCCGCCGTTCTCCCGCGCTTCGCCCGGTCGTGTCCAAGGGCAGCAGGAGACGCCTCCTCTTGTCCCCTTTTGAGGGAGATAGTCACCCGTACGGATTAAACCTGCCCGAGCTGGTCGGGCGAACGCCCTCCGCCGTCCTACGGTCGCCGGATGAGCCGGACGAAGAGCAGCAGGCGCGAACACCCCACGCACACCACCGGCGCACACCGGGCACACTCGGTGCGGCGGCCGCCACAGGCCCGGCGTTCCGATCGCTACGGGCCGTATCTCGACGGGCTGTTCACCTACTGCCTCTCGGTGATGTGCGAGCACGACGCGGCCACCGCCGCCCTCGGCGAGGCCCTGGCCGTCGCCGAGCGGCAGCGCGACCGCGACCGCGCGCCCGCCGACCCCGGCATGCGCCGCCCCTGGCTCTACGCACTCGCCCGCTGGGCCTGTCTGCGCCGGCTCTCCGACGCCGGCGCGGACAGCCGTACGAGCGCCCCCGCGCCCCAGCTGTCCGGCGCCGCCGCCACCCAGCGCCGCCGCGAACTCGCCGCGCTGGCCTGGCCGGAGGCCGCGGGCACTACGCCCGAGCAGCGCGAGGCGCTCGAACTCGCCGTCCGGCACGGCCTCACGGGCAGCGAGGTCGCCGCCGTCCTCTCGCTCACCACCGAGGCCGCCAGCGAACTCCTCACCAGCGCCGCCTGCGAAGTCGAGCGCACGCGCGCCGCGCTCGCCGTCGTCGAGTCCGGGCGCTGCCCCGCCGTCGCCCGGCTCGCCGGCGACGACCGGCTGCTGCTCGGCACCGCCCTCCGCCGCGAACTGGTGCGGCACGTGGACGACTGCGCCGAGTGCCGCCGCGTCGCCGAACGCGCCATGGCCGGCGTCTCCTGGCCCGGCACCGCACCCGTGGGCAACGCGCCGCTCGCCGTGCTCCAGGCACCCCGCCCGGCGGTGCACGCCGCCATGAACTCGGCGCAGCGCGCGCGTTGCACGCACAGCCCCCGCTTCGACCGCGACGGCTTCCCCGTCGAACTCAAGGACCGCGCCGCGCGCCGCGACAGGCTGCGCAGCCGCGCCGTCACCACTACCGTCGTCGCGACGGTGATCGCCGCCCCCGTCCTCGCCCTCTGGGCGGCCTACCGCGGCGCGCCCCTCACCGGCGAGGGCCACGACTCCTCCACCGTGTCCGCCGCCGACCGCGAGGAGGACAGCAGCCTCAACGGCCACCCGTACGAGAACGCCGGCCGCTTCCACCGCGACACCAAGCCGACCGGCGGGCACCACGAGAAGGACCTCGCGGTGGGCGTCGCACAGACCGGCGGACCCACCGCCTCCGCCCCCGGCGGCCCGGGCACCGACGGCGGACGGCTGCTGGTCGAGGCGCGGCGTACGGGCGGCGCGACGGTCGTCACGCTCACCGCGTCGGGCCGTACGCCCGTGCGCTGGTCGGCGTCCACGAGCGCGCCGTGGCTGTCCCTCAGCCGTACGTCGGGGGTGCTGCGGCCGGGAGGGTCGACGTCGTTCACGGTGTACGTCAACGAGGCGCGCGAACCGGCCGGCCGGTGGTCGGCCCGCATCCACATCGCGCCGGCGGGCGCGGTCGTCACCGTGCAGGGCCAGGGCCGCGGTACGCCGTCGCCGGACGAGCCGCCGCCGGGCTCGGAGGACCCGTCCCCGTCGGACCCGGCGCCGGGCCCGTCCCGGCCGGACCCGCGCCCGTCGGACCCGGGCCCCTCGGACCCGGACCCGGAACCCTCGGACCCGTCCCCGTCGGACCCATCCCCCTCCACCCAGACATCCGTGCCTGGATCACCGCATGGAACACCGACCCCAAGCCCTACGTGTGGACCAAGACCGCAGACGAGATCCTCGAACGCCTCGCCAGCTATCTGAACAGAATTCCCGACTCAGAAGACTAGCGCCGCCGCAGGCGGCGGCGCAGGGCCGCGGTCAGGCTCACCCGCGTCACCCGGAACGTGAGCTGCTCCCCGCGCCGTAACGGCTTGGCGTACCAGGGCAGTCCGCGCCGCCGCCACCGGCCGGTGGCAAGGGCAGGCGCGTCCGGGTCACCCGACCCGCCAGGCACCGGGACCGTCCACACGCGGCCGGCGACCGCGAGCCGCAACTCCACCCGCCACACGCCCCGTTCCGCGTCCGCGAACGTCAGCCGCCCCGCGAACCGGCCGTCCTCCGCCACCTGCGCCGGGCCCTCCCGTACGGCGCCGCCCGTACGCCGGTCCGGCACCGCGCGCAGTGTCAGCGCGCCCGGCGGCAGGCCCGTCACCGCGCACCGGCCGGTCACCGCCAGTACGGGCGCGCCCTCCGCCGCCCAGCCGACGCCGTCCACCGAGAACCGTTCCGCCAGCGGGTGCTTCCGTTCCCCCACGTCCAGGGTGAGGTTGCCGTGCGGCGTCGTGAAGTAGCGGGTGACGACGCGGGCGGCGTCCGCACCGCAGGCGTCCGTACCGTCCGCGCGCGCCACCCGTACGACGTGGCTGACGGGCCCGCCCGGCACCTCCGGCGCGCGGTGCCTGCCGAACCGCACCGTCCGGGTCACGCCCCGCGCGCCCGCCTCCACGAAGACGTCCCACAGCCCGTCCGGCAGCGGGCCGCCGTCCGCACCGGCCCGCGCCGGGTCGAGGACGGCCTCGAAGCCCGCGTGGCCGTAGTCGCAGCCGTCGCCCGGGTCGTGGTCCTCGTCCAGCCCCGGGGTGGGGGTGTGCGTGACGGGCAGGACGAGCTCCGCCGCGCTGCGGCGCTCGCGCAGGACGAGGCGGGTGCCGACCTCGGTGGTGTCCACCCGCCGCAGGTACGCGTGGCCCGCGAGCCGTACGCCGCCGTCCTCCCCGGCACCGAGCGCGCTCAGCCGGTGGCGGGGCCGCAGCTCGGCGGTGATGTCGTACGCGGCGTCGGGCAGCCCGTACCGGGGGTCGCGGAAGTACGGGTACCGGGCGTACACCCGGCCGTCCTCCACCACCGTCGTCAGCGGCTCCCCACCGGCCCCGGCTCCGTCCCGCGCCTGCTCCCACGCCACCACCGCGAGCAGTTCGTCCAGCAGCCCCCGCCCCACGAGCTCGCAGTGCAGCCGGTCGGCCGCGGGCAGCCGGGACGCGACGCCCTGCCCGTACCAGGGGCTGATCAGCAGCCGCAGAGTCTCGAAAGCCGCCTCCTGCCCGGCCCGCTCGGGCTCCTCGGCGAGCCGTACGAGGGCCTTGCGCAGGTCGACGGTGAAGTGCCGGTGCAGCAGGTGGTCGCGCCCGGGACCGGGCACGGTCTCCTTCGCGAGCAGCTCGAACATGGCGGCGAGCACCCGGAGGCGGGCGTCCGTGGCGCGCACGCGGCGGGTGATGTTGCCGCCGTCGTCGCGGGCGACCCAGTACACGCAGTCGTAGTCGGCGACGACGGATATGGCGCGCGCGTTGAGATAGGCGGTCGCGGTGAACGGCTGATCCTCACCGACGGTGAGGTCCGTACGGAAGCGGAGCCCGAGGTCCTCGACGAGCGCGCGCCGGAACAGCTTCATCGGGTTGAGCGTCCAGTACACGCGGGAGGCGAAGACGTCCGTACGCGGTTCGCTCCGCCGGAACATCGAACGCGGCGCGTGCCGCCCGCCGACCCCGGCCACACGGCCCAGGACGACGTCCGAGCCGTTCGACTCGGCGGCGCCGACGAGCCGTTCCATGGCCTCGGGGCCGAGGTGGTCGTCGGCGTCGAGGAAGAACACGTACCGGCCGGTGGCCAGGTCGAGGCCCAGATTGCGGGGCGCGGCAGGGCCGCCGGAGTTCTCCTGGTGCACGACGGTGATGAGCCGCGGATACCGTTCCGCGAACCGGTCCAGCTCCGGCCCGGTGCCGTCCGTGGCGCCGTCGTCGATCGCGATGATCTCCATGCGGTCGTGCCCGATGCTCTGCGCGACGGCGGACTCCATGCAGCGTGTGAGGTACGGCATCGCGTCGTACGCGCCGATGACGACGCTGACGTCCGGCGGCTGTCTCCGCATACGGCCCCGCACTCCGATCTTTTCCGTCGGAACCGTCGCCACCGTGGGTGGACCGGACGAGTCCGCGTTTTTCGGATGACGTTAGCGCCTTACCGGCGGGAGGGGTCCGCCGTGTGGAGTCCGGCGACGGGGACACCCGGAGGGCAGGCGGTGATCCGGGGGTTACCGTAGGCAAGCAAAACCCAAGGCATACCCAACTCTCGGTTGATACAACCTCCGCACAGCGTATTTTCTGGTCCACCGTGGGGCTGAACTTTCCGTGATCTACTGTCAGTTGCCGTCCGACTAGCTCTAGGCTCCCGTCATGAACCAACTCCTGTCCCCGGAGCCGGAGGCTGAATCACCCGGCGAACCCGCACTGCCCGGCGCCTTGCCGGACGCCCTTCGCACCGAGCTGATCGCCTTCCGGCGCGACCTCCATATGCACCCCGAACTGGGGAATCAGGAGTTCCGGACGACCGCCGCGATCAAGGCGCGACTGGAGCGGGCGGGGCTCCGGCCCCGCGCGCTGGAGATGGGGACCGGGCTCGTATGCGACATCGGCGGGCCGGTCGGCGCCGGTGACGCGCTCGGGCTCCGCGCGGACATCGACGCGCTGCCGATCCCGGACACCAAAACGGTGCCGTACCGCTCGACCGTCGCCGACCGCGCCCACGCCTGCGGGCACGACGTGCACACCGCCGTCGTCCTGGGCGCCGGGCTGGTCCTCGCCGAGCTGGCAGCGAAGGGTCTGCTGCCGCGACCCGTACGGCTGATCTTCCAGCCCGCGGAGGAGGTGCTGCCCGGCGGGGCGCCGGACGCGATCGACTCCGGGGTGCTGGAGGGCGTCGGCCGCATCATCGGCGTGCACTGTGACCCGCGCGTGGACGTGGGGCGCATCGGGTTGCGGCAGGGCCCCATCACATCCGCGTGCGACCGGCTCGAGGTCGCGCTCACCGGTGCGGGCGGCCACACCGCGCGCCCCCACCTCACCACCGACCTCGTCGCGGCGGCCGCGCACCTGGCCACGGAGGTGCCGGTGCTGCTGTCCCGCCGCGTCGACGCGCGCTCGGGGATCTCGCTGACGTGGGGCCGTA includes:
- a CDS encoding serine hydrolase domain-containing protein, giving the protein MGEGDGVKRVYRVLLTATTALAVVAGSAAAFAAPEEKKAERGGLHEQLDGITADSAVGALMEVRDEDGVWRGSSGVAELGTERAVPARGQFRVGSVTKTFVATVVLQLAGEGRLRLDDTVDSWLPGAVPDGDRITLRHLLNHTSGLYDFKKTLPMPPNPEFLDDRWRTWTATEQVERAVANPPTFEPPGSAYAYSNTGYLLLGQVIEKATGRSYGTEIERRIIQPLRLRGTYLPGTSPGIRGPHPHGYVPIQKDGGKPRLVDYTEMNPSLFGAGGEMISTAKDLNRFVAALLGGRLLPDRLLDAMKTPGVETKKYGLGLAWRDTSCGIRVYGNDGDALSYQSWSFTTEDQRRQVTVALTPDFRGDTDDAVDALLDEAFCG
- the radA gene encoding DNA repair protein RadA codes for the protein MAARKSSAKDRPSYRCTECGYSTAKWLGRCPECHAWGTVEEAGGMPAVRTTTPGRVSAAALPIGQVDGRQATARGTGVPELDRVLGGGLVPGAVVLLAGEPGVGKSTLLLDVAAKAAGTDRGPDGEQRTLYVTGEESAAQVRQRADRIGAIHDRLYLAAETDLSAVLGHLDEVKPSLLVLDSVQTVASPEIDGAPGGVAQVREVAGALIRASKERGMATLLVGHVTKDGSIAGPRLLEHLVDVVLQFEGDRHNRLRLVRGVKNRYGPTDEVGCFELHDEGITGLADPSGLFLTRRDAPVPGTCLTVTLEGRRPLVAEVQALTVDSQIPSPRRTTSGLETSRVSMMLAVLEQRGRISALGKRDIYSATVGGVKLSEPAADLAVALALASAASDSPLPQNLVAVGEVGLAGEVRRVTGVQRRLAEAARLGFTQALVPVDPGKIPDGMRVREVADIGEALRVLPSRPERPPRPERGERPERGERPERGERPEPAPH
- a CDS encoding amidohydrolase, with product MNQLLSPEPEAESPGEPALPGALPDALRTELIAFRRDLHMHPELGNQEFRTTAAIKARLERAGLRPRALEMGTGLVCDIGGPVGAGDALGLRADIDALPIPDTKTVPYRSTVADRAHACGHDVHTAVVLGAGLVLAELAAKGLLPRPVRLIFQPAEEVLPGGAPDAIDSGVLEGVGRIIGVHCDPRVDVGRIGLRQGPITSACDRLEVALTGAGGHTARPHLTTDLVAAAAHLATEVPVLLSRRVDARSGISLTWGRIASGHACNVIPQRAELSGTLRCLDLPGWRAAPDLVHAAIDEIAALHRAKSEINYVRGVPPVVNEPGATELLHDAMVARRGPYAVENTEQSLGGEDFSWYLEHVPGAMARLGVRTPGERSLRDLHQGDFDADETAITVGVELFTAAALLDAGRW
- a CDS encoding glycosyltransferase family 2 protein; the protein is MRRQPPDVSVVIGAYDAMPYLTRCMESAVAQSIGHDRMEIIAIDDGATDGTGPELDRFAERYPRLITVVHQENSGGPAAPRNLGLDLATGRYVFFLDADDHLGPEAMERLVGAAESNGSDVVLGRVAGVGGRHAPRSMFRRSEPRTDVFASRVYWTLNPMKLFRRALVEDLGLRFRTDLTVGEDQPFTATAYLNARAISVVADYDCVYWVARDDGGNITRRVRATDARLRVLAAMFELLAKETVPGPGRDHLLHRHFTVDLRKALVRLAEEPERAGQEAAFETLRLLISPWYGQGVASRLPAADRLHCELVGRGLLDELLAVVAWEQARDGAGAGGEPLTTVVEDGRVYARYPYFRDPRYGLPDAAYDITAELRPRHRLSALGAGEDGGVRLAGHAYLRRVDTTEVGTRLVLRERRSAAELVLPVTHTPTPGLDEDHDPGDGCDYGHAGFEAVLDPARAGADGGPLPDGLWDVFVEAGARGVTRTVRFGRHRAPEVPGGPVSHVVRVARADGTDACGADAARVVTRYFTTPHGNLTLDVGERKHPLAERFSVDGVGWAAEGAPVLAVTGRCAVTGLPPGALTLRAVPDRRTGGAVREGPAQVAEDGRFAGRLTFADAERGVWRVELRLAVAGRVWTVPVPGGSGDPDAPALATGRWRRRGLPWYAKPLRRGEQLTFRVTRVSLTAALRRRLRRR
- the disA gene encoding DNA integrity scanning diadenylate cyclase DisA, whose protein sequence is MAANDRAPAPGRAGGNPGSSRADGLMRASLSAVAPGTALRDGLERILRGNTGGLIVLGVDKTVESLCTGGFVLNVEFAATRLRELCKLDGALILDREITKIVRAGVQLVPDAAIPTEETGTRHRTAQRVSIQTGFPVVSVSQSMRLIALYVDGQRRVLEDSAAILSRANQALATLERYKLRLDEVAGTLSALEIEDLVTVRDVTAVAQRLEMVRRIATEIAEYVVELGTDGRLLSLQLDELIAGVEPERELVARDYVPQPGTSGRRSRTVADALGELDRLSHTELLELPTVARALGYSGSPEILDSAVSPRGFRLLAKVPRLPGTVIDRLVDHFGGLQKLLAASVDDLQTVDGVGEARARSVREGLSRLAESSILERYV